The following coding sequences are from one Eretmochelys imbricata isolate rEreImb1 chromosome 12, rEreImb1.hap1, whole genome shotgun sequence window:
- the OSGIN1 gene encoding oxidative stress-induced growth inhibitor 1, whose amino-acid sequence MYPVLNKIPNKSYSKPLPIVVIGNGPSGICLSYLLSGYIPYIKRGSVHPHPILQRKLEETPEVSIIDQDLEYLSEGLEGRSQSPVALLFDTLLRPDTDFGGTAESVLTWWHKTNRAIPHLVLGRNPPGGAWHFIEGSTITLSQGEWMGLPDLQLKDWMRKKRRGLRNNRATAEDIAQYYQHYVAKKGLQKNFICGSVVTSVRKVSPDVSSSYAQQDSEGNSDSFWDFPEKEKEDDQIASGNLFQVDGFIKNINGGQQPFSIYAENVVLATGTYDSPTNLGVNGENLPFVHHKLSALEEAVKNKKVSMTSDPVLIVGAGLTAADAILFAHHCNIPVIHAFRRRVNDPGLIFNQLPKMMYPEYHKVHQMMKEQSVACPGPYECYISLPEHHVLSFREDKKCVFQDKSGHQKIFNISMAFVLIGSNPNLSFLPNNGIDLAIDSEQPVNSKRNPIDVDPFTYQCVQEKGLYAVGPLAGDNFVRFVQGGALAVASSLLKKANKNPP is encoded by the exons ATGTATCCAGTGTTGaacaaaatcccaaacaaaaGTTATTCCAAACCACTTCCCATTGTTGTTATAG GGAATGGTCCTTCAGGAATTTGCCTTTCCTACCTGCTGTCTGGTTATATCCCTTACATCAAAAGGGGCTCTGTTCATCCTCATCCTATTCTACAGAGGAAACTAGAGGAAACACCAGAAGTCTCCATTATAGACCAG GATCTGGAGTACCTGTCTGAAGGTTTGGAGGGACGATCCCAGAGCCCCGTGGCTCTTCTTTTTGACACTCTGCTGCGTCCCGATACAGACTTTGGTGGAACTGCAGAATCTGTCCTCACTTGGTGGCACAAGACCAACAGAGCCATTCCCCATCTGGTCCTTGGCAGAAACCCTCCTGGGGGTGCCTGGCAT TTTATTGAGGGATCTACGATCACTTTGAGCCAAGGGGAATGGATGGGACTTCCAGACCTTCAGCTCAAAGACTGGATGAGGAAAAAGAGGAG GGGCCTCAGGAATAACAGAGCCACAGCAGAAGACATTGCTCAGTATTACCAACATTATGTGGCAAAGAAAGGGCTGCAGAAGAACTTTATCTGTGGGAGTGTTGTGACATCTGTGAGGAAAGTGAGCCCAGATGTAAGCTCCAGCTATGCACAGCAGGATTCTGAGGGGAACAGTGACTCCTTCTGGGATTTCCCCGAGAAAGAGAAGGAAGATGACCAGATTGCTAGTGGAAATCTTTTCCAGGTGGATGGATTCATCAAAAACATTAATGGTGGTCAGCAACCCTTCTCCATCTATGCAGAGAATGTGGTTTTAGCCACTGGAACATATGACAGTCCAACCAACCTTGGAGTTAATGGAGAGAACCTTCCTTTTGTCCATCACAAACTCTCTGCCCTTGAAGAAGCAGTGAAGAACAAGAAAGTTAGCATGACATCAGATCCAGTCTTGATTGTAGGTGCCGGGCTGACAGCTGCTGATGCAATTCTCTTTGCTCACCATTGCAACATCCCAGTGATCCACGCCTTTCGCAGAAGGGTCAACGATCCAGGTCTCATCTTTAATCAGCTCCCCAAAATGATGTATCCGGAGTACCACAAAGTCCACCAGATGATGAAAGAACAGTCAGTTGCTTGTCCCGGGCCATATGAATGTTATATCAGCCTTCCTGAACATCATGTCCTGTCCTTCAGAGAGGACAAGAAGTGTGTCTTCCAGGATAAGAGCGGTCACCAGAAAATCTTTAACATTTCTATGGCTTTTGTTCTCATTGGCTCAAACCCCAACCTCTCCTTCCTACCAAATAATGGCATTGACTTGGCAATTGACAGTGAGCAGCCAGTCAACTCCAAGAGGAACCCCATCGACGTTGACCCATTCACCTACCAATGTGTTCAGGAGAAAGGGCTTTATGCTGTGGGGCCATTAGCTGGGGACAACTTTGTGCGTTTtgtgcagggaggggctctggcTGTTGCCAGCTCTctgttaaaaaaagcaaacaaaaatcctCCTTAA